Within the Pseudomonas chlororaphis subsp. aurantiaca genome, the region CAGGCTTTGTTCGCACGCCTGGAACAGATCGCCCCGGGGCATGATGCGGTGGTGGTGGCCGGCAGCCTGCCACGCGGCGTCAGCCCGCAATGGCTGCACGCCTTGCTGGCCCGCCTCAAGGCACTGGGGCTGAAAGTGGCGCTGGACACCAGCGGCGAAGCCCTGCGCGCCGGCCTGGCCGCCGGGCCCTGGCTGGTCAAGCCCAATACCGAGGAACTGGCCGAGGCCCTGGGCAGCCCGGTGCTGTCGCTGGCGACCCAGGCCGAAGCCGCCAGGCGCCTGCACGCCCAGGGCGTCGAGCATGTGGTGATTTCCCATGGCGCCGAAGGCGTGAACTGGTTCAGTGCTGCGCCGGCCCTGCAGGCGCTGCCGCCCAAGGTCAGCGTGGCCAGCACCGTCGGTGCCGGCGACTCGTTGCTGGCCGGCATGCTCCACGGTCTGCTCAGCGCCCACGCGTTCGAACAGACCCTGCGCACCGCCACGGCCATCGCCGCCATGGCCGTGACCCAGATCGGTTTCGGCATCACCGATGCCGCGCAGTTGGCACAGCTTGAACAGGGGGTGCGCGTTCATCCCCTCATAGAACAATAAGAGGGTTGGTCATGAAGTTAGCCATTGTTACTGCCTGCCCGAACGGCATGGTCACCAGT harbors:
- the pfkB gene encoding 1-phosphofructokinase, with protein sequence MAKILTLTLNPALDLTVQLARLEPGQVNRSEAMHTHAAGKGVNVAQVLADLGHQLTVSGFLGEDNPQAFETLFARRGFVDAFVRVPGETRSNIKLAEQDGRITDLNGPGPEVDEAAQQALFARLEQIAPGHDAVVVAGSLPRGVSPQWLHALLARLKALGLKVALDTSGEALRAGLAAGPWLVKPNTEELAEALGSPVLSLATQAEAARRLHAQGVEHVVISHGAEGVNWFSAAPALQALPPKVSVASTVGAGDSLLAGMLHGLLSAHAFEQTLRTATAIAAMAVTQIGFGITDAAQLAQLEQGVRVHPLIEQ